In Cryptococcus gattii WM276 chromosome N, complete sequence, a single window of DNA contains:
- a CDS encoding LEM3 (ligand-effect modulator 3)/CDC50 family transcription regulatory protein, putative (Similar to TIGR gene model, INSD accession AAW47144.1) — protein sequence MAIFNRKKKARLDEEPAPTEKEKVKWSKRPANTAFKQQRLKAWQPILTPKSVLPTLLIIGIIFAPIGALIVWGSGKVTTITLDYTECDADAPTDGSYQAMPSSAYQYDLATSSSESKSSIAAPTWTFSNDSSRAVGETARCEIEFEVPYDLGPGLFLYYKLTNYYQNHRRYSSSFDATQLIGDTRSLSQINGGNCKPITSRDGKPYYPCGLIANSLFNDTFPSVVLLNPTNGAQNQTYNFTESGIAWSGIRKNYASTLTYISPSEVLPPPNWALKYPNGYVDGFPNLREDEHFQVWMRVATLPTFRKLWARNDNEIMAQGRYRVVAYMNYPVKQFTGTKSIVISTVSWIGGKQPFLGWAYIAAAILCVVLAIAGLIRHLIKPRKLGDMSLLSWNQPSPNAL from the exons ATGGCCATATTCAACAGGAAGAAAAAAGCCAGACTAGACGAAGAACCTGCTCCCAcggaaaaggaaaaggtCAAATGGTCTAAAAGACCTGCCA ACACGGCGTTCAAGCAGCAACGTTTGAAGGCATGGCAGCCGATATTGACACCAAAGAGCGTGCTCCCAACTCTTCTCATCATCGGTATCATCTTTGCACCTATAGGCGCTCTCATCGTTTGGGGTAGCGGAAAGGTCACGACTATAACACTGGATTACACTGAGTGTGATGCGGATGCGCCTACTGATGGTAGCTACCAAGCAATGCCTAGTAGCGCATATCAAT ATGATCTTGCTACATCGTCCTCAGAATCGAAATCTTCCATCGCAGCCCCTACATGGACTTTCAGCAATGATTCATCCCGTGCGGTAGGCGAGACTGCTAGGTGTGAGATTGAGTTTGAAGTTCCTTATGACTTGG GACCTGGCTTGTTCTTGTACTACAAATTGACCAACTA CTATCAGAATCACCGAAGGTACTCTTCGAGTTTCGATGCCACCCAACTCATAGGTGACACTCGATCTTT ATCGCAAATTAACGGTGGCAACTGCAAACCTATCACTTCTCGAGATGGAAAGCCGTACTATCCTTGTGGATTGATCGCGAACAGTCTTTTCAACG ATACCTTCCCTTCAGTTGTCCTTCTTAACCCCACAA ACGGCGCACAAAACCAGACCTACAACTTTACTGAATCCGGCATCGCCTGGAGCGGCATCAGGAAGAATTATGCTTCCACCCTCACTTATATCTCTCCTAGCGAAGTTCTTCCTCCACCCAATTGGGCACTCAAATACCCTAACGGCTATGTGGACGGATTCCCAAACTTGAGAGAGGACGAACACTTCCAGGTATGGATGAGGGTTGCCACTTTGCCTACTTTTAGAAAGCTCTGGGCGAGGAACGATAATGAGATCATGGCCCAGGGCCGATACAGGGTTGTCGCCTACATGA ACTATCCCGTGAAACAGTTCACCGGCACAAAGTCAATCGTTATTTCAACTGTCTCCTGGATAGGCGGTAAGCAACCATTCTTGGGCTGGGCCTACATTGCCGCTGCGATTCTCTGTGTTGTCTTGGCCATTGCTGGTCTCATTCGACACCTCATCAAGCCCCGAAAGCTGGGCGACATGTCGC TTCTCTCCTGGAACCAGCCCAGCCCTAATGCGTTATAG
- a CDS encoding JmjC domain DNA-binding protein, putative (Similar to TIGR gene model, INSD accession AAW47146.1), whose product MVSPQIAKILTSLYNDLADESLPETQDLIACGPAAFYSIARSCRVLLLHSQHSPCQSEKSEDQSQNGLPSSSSLAETSLSLQSFLTLAQQHIKSVPFNLVPRHWLRLYTDVSFLASLYDVLIGPGGRRDGVENRLFWEGVVRRLDMAIIVAGAVGDMRKEWVVSLIKEAQKVGLGSQYSSSPDEDKVRKAKRPRKECTPPIECFSAPFLAAPNPVEVFDTPPSLTSYIRSYRSQPFIIRNYFNNPDAGCYWPSTIRWASMDYLLARAGKGRVVPVEVGGAYDDSDWGQQILPLETFLRRAGYGSAYDDDNDNDHDNDSRKKDSPLYLAQYNLFSQFPDLLQDISYPDYVWSDPSAPETYPTYRPPQTDDGVIVNVWVGSGSSEITSPAHTDPFYNCYAQVLGHKRVWLAPPSCGAHMYAYGPHTSRNNDENQSNRPGDDNNDNANSEVVDNYMINTSKVPILRPIKSPATFETLEKDFPEFFKHVYPKSLHAVLGPGDLLVFPPGWWHAMSGVGEGPIWSVSMWY is encoded by the exons ATGGTCTCTCCCCAGATTGCGAAGATCCTGACTTCTCTCTATAACGATCTCGCTGATGAATCTCTCCCAGAGACCCAAG ACTTGATTGCATGTGGACCGGCTGCTTTTTACAGCATCGCTCGCTCCTGCCGAGTTCTCCTCTTACATTCCCAACACTCTCCTTGTCAATCCGAGAAATCTGAAGATCAATCTCAAAATGGActtccttcatcttcatccctGGCAGAAACCAGCCTGAGTCTTCAGAGTTTTCTGACCTTGGCCCAACAACACATCAAATCAGTTCCATTTAATCTCGTCCCACGGCACTGGCTGCGCCTCTACACCGATGTCTCTTTTCTAGCCAGTTTGTACGACGTACTGATTGGCCCTGGTGGCCGGAGGGATGGTGTTGAAAATAGGTTATTTTGGGAGGGAGTGGTGAGGCGCCTTGACATGGCGATTATAGTAGCTGGGGCTGTGGGAGATATGCGGAAAGAATGGGTGGTGAGCTTGATTAAAGAAGCGCAGAAGGTTGGACTGGGATCTCAATATTCGTCATCTCCGGATGAAGACAAGGTGAGAAAAGCAAAACGCCCTCGAAAAGAGTGTACGCCTCCGATCGAATGTTTCTCTGCACCTTTCCTCGCCGCACCTAATCCTGTGGAAGTTTTCGACACGCCACCCTCGTTGACATCATACATTCGCTCCTACCGATCCCAGCCCTTCATAATCCGCAACTACTTCAACAACCCCGACGCTGGCTGTTACTGGCCTTCCACAATACGCTGGGCATCGATGGATTACCTATTAGCACGGGCTGGGAAGGGGCGGGTGGTTCCTGTGGAGGTTGGAGGCGCGTATGATGATTCTGATTGGGGGCAACAGATCCTTCCGCTGGAGACGTTTTTACGGCGCGCAGGATATGGATCTGCATACGACGACGATAATGACAATGATCATGACAATGACAGCAGAAAAAAAGACTCCCCTCTATACCTCGCGCAATACAATCTCTTTAGCCAATTCCCAGATCTCCTGCAGGATATCTCATATCCCGATTACGTCTGGTCAGACCCCTCGGCACCTGAGACATACCCCACTTACCGACCTCCTCAAACCGATGATGGGGTGATTGTAAATGTATGGGTGGGCAGCGGGAGTAGTGAGATCACCAGTCCCGCACATACT GACCCGTTCTACAATTGTTATGCTCAGGTGTTAGGACATAAGAGAGTTTGGCTCGCTCCACCATCTTGTGGTGCGCATATGTACGCCTATGGGCCACACACATCTAGGAACAACGATGAAAATCAATCCAATAGGCCTGGAGACGATAACAATGACAACGCCAACAGTGAGGTGGTGGACAACTACATGATTAATACGTCCAAAGTCCCTATCTTGCGGCCCATCAAAAGCCCAGCTACCTTCGAGACACTTGAGAAAGATTTTCCAGAGTTTTTCAAGCATGTTTATCCAAAGAGCTTACATGCGGTTTTAGGCCCTGGCGATTTGCTTGTTTTCCCTCCTGGATGGTGGCATGCGATGAGTGGGGTGGGCGAGGGGCCTATTTGGAGTGTGTCGATGTGGTACTGA
- a CDS encoding Hypothetical protein (Similar to SGTC gene model, INSD accession EAL21662.1; CNBC6980), whose amino-acid sequence MVQLKQDEQTRMSSTADARDVAIMKHCIELSYNCEVSPSAFSVGSTLFLPSSSPHFPILKSRFPSFSKTDSAETEGLILADGWSRQIPGNTHAEANALTNFRKFYGELLEGTDSTTSDLPPIENVLADVSCYATMEPCSVRTSGGPSCALELVRSKVNSVYLGVEEPPDFVQCEGVRILQDGNIEVISVSGLEEECLKAARRGRD is encoded by the exons ATGGTTCAGCTAAAACAAGATGAGCAGACTCGAATGAGCTCTACCGCAG ATGCTCGTGATGTGGCAATCATGAAACACTGCATTGAGCTCTCTTACAACTGCGAAGTGTCTCCCAGCGCCTTCAGTGTAGGCTCTAccctctttctcccttcatcttccccaCACTTCCCAATTCTCAAGTCCCGCTTCCCCTCATTCTCCAAGACAGACAGTGCCGAGACTGAAGGCCTAATCCTGGCCGACGGATGGTCTCGTCAGATTCCAGGAAACACCCATGCCGAAGCTAATGCCCTTACCAACTTCCGCAAGTTTTATGGTGAACTTCTTGAGGGCACAGACTCTACCACGAGTGATTTGCCACCCATTGAAAATGTGCTTGCGGATGTCTCCTGTTATGCGACAATGGAGCCCTGTTCAGTGAGAACCTCTGGAGGCCCGAGCTGCGCTTTGGAATTGGTAAGGTCAAAGGTTAATTCGGTGTATTTG GGCGTCGAAGAGCCACCAGACTTTGTTCAGTGCGAAGGTGTGAGGATTTTGCAAGATGGGAATATCGAAGTCATCAGTGTATCTGGGCTCGAAGAGGAATGTCTAAAGGCTGCCCGAAGGGGTAGGGATTGA
- a CDS encoding Nucleolar GTPase, putative (Similar to TIGR gene model, INSD accession AAW47147.1), with the protein MSSVAGLQRITPVPTSADFIDVVLNATMRKTPTVIHKNFKISRIRNFYMRKVKFTQDTFDEKLGKIISEFPVLDNLHPFLSSLLNVLYDKNHYKLALGQINTARHLISQVAKDYVRLLKFGDSLYRCKQLKKAALGRMATIMRRQKDPLAYLEQVRQHISRLPAIDPNTRTLLICGYPNVGKSSFVNKVTRADVDVQPYAFTTKSLFVGHMDYKYLRWQVIDTPGVLDHPLEEMNTIEMQSITALAHLRSAVLYFMDLSEQCGYTIEAQCKLFHSIKPLFQNKPTILVINKIDIVRLSDLSEENRSYVDTVLADKSVTVVEASTYTEEGIMNVRNTACDALLAHRVEQKLQGSRIEMVANKIHVAIPQKRDDVERKPFIPDTVAHKVKYDKDDPNRPKTERDYEQELDHSGMGVYSVDMKKSYILADDSWKYDVIPEFLNGKNVADFIDPDILEKLDALEREEEALEAQGFYASDEEEMLDSDEEEFRDAARQIRAKKAAIKKISQEKNTLQNRPIIPKNKKKLYLSDLTSNMRKAGHDPRELEKRAARLAKENDKINAERKKAMAAQQAAEEETGGMDVDMDEGDAPSKNKKRAVAAVDRAPRTKRQYAGLATNQQSDKANELRMFAQRLPNRLAKASESDRHVPITRPKWMLSGKRKSGTNDRR; encoded by the exons ATGTCTTCCGTCGCAGGTCTTCAGCGCATCACGCCGGTGCCCACATCGGCCGATTTTATCGATGTCGTCCTTAACGCAACCATGAGGAAGACTCCCACTGTCATTCACAAGAAC TTCAAAATCTCTCGTATTAGGAACT TCTACATGCGAAAGGTCAAGTTCACCCAGGACACCTTTGACGAGAAGCTTGGCAAAATAATCTCCGAGTTCCCCGTCCTCGACAACCTTCAccctttcctctcttctcttctcaaCGTCCTTTACGACAAGAACCATTACAAGCTCGCCTTGGGTCAAATCAACACCGCTCGACACCTCATCTCTCAAGTTGCGAAGGATTACGTCCGTCTTCTCAAGTTTGGTGACTCCCTCTACCGATGTAAGCAGTTGAAGAAGGCCGCTTTAGGTAGGATGGCGACTATCATGAGGAGGCAGAAGGACCCCTTGGCGTACCTGGAGCAGGTCAGGCAGCACATTTCTAGATTGCCTGCTATCGATCCCAACACCAGGACTCTCTTGATCTGCGGCTATCCCAACGTTGGAAAGTCCAGTTTCGTCAACAAGGTCACCAGGGCCGATGTAGATGTCCAGCCC TACGCTTTCACCACAAAATCCTTGTTTGTCGGTCACATGGACTACAAGTACCTCCGATGGCAAGTCATTGACACCCCTGGTGTCCTTGACCATCCTCTCGAGGAGATGAACACCATTGAAATGCAGTCCATCACTGCTCTTGCCCACCTGCGAAGTGCTGTCCTCTACTTCATGGACCTTTCCGAACAGTGTGGTTACACTATTGAAGCTCAG TGCAAGCTCTTCCACTCTATCAAGCCCCTTTTCCAAAACAAGCCCACCATCCTCGTCATTAACAAGATCGACATCGTCCGACTTTCCGACCTCTCTGAGGAGAACCGATCTTATGTCGACACTGTCCTTGCAGACAAGAGCGTCACCGTCGTTGAAGCCTCTACTTACACCGAAGAAGGTATCATGAATGTCCGAAACACTGCCTGTGATGCTCTTCTCGCCCATCGAGTTGAGCAAAAGCTCCAGGGTTCTAGGATTGAAATGGTCGCCAACAAGATCCACGTCGCTATTCCTCAAAAGCGAGATGATGTTGAGCGAAAGCCCTTCATCCCCGATACCGTTGCCCACAAAGTCAAGTACGACAAGGACGATCCCAACAGGCCCAAGACTGAGAGGGATTATGAGCAAGAATTGGACCACTCTGGCATGGGCGTCTACTCTGTCGACATGAAGA AGAGCTACATTCTCGCGGACGACTCCTGGAAATACGACGTTATCCCCGAATTCCTCAACGGCAAGAACGTCGCCGACTTTATCGACCCCGATATTCTTGAGAAGCTCGATGCTCTTGAGCGTGAGGAGGAGGCTCTTGAGGCCCAAGGGTTCTACGCTTCAGACGAGGAGGAAATG CTTGACTCTGACGAGGAAGAGTTCCGTGATGCTGCCCGACAAATCCGAGCCAAGAAGGCTGCTATCAAGAAGATTTCTCAGGAGAAGAATACCCTTCAAAACCGTCCTATCATCCCcaagaacaagaagaagctctaCCTCAGCGACCTCACCTCCAACATGCGTAAAGCTGGTCACGACCCTCGCGAACTCGAGAAGCGAGCGGCCAGGTTGGCCAAGGAAAATGACAAAATCAATGctgagaggaagaaggctATGGCCGCTCAGCAGGCTGCTGAGGAGGAGACTGGTGGTATGGACGTTGACATGGATGAGGGTGACGCTCCTTCCAAAAACAAAAAGCgtgctgttgctgctgttgaCCGTGCGCCTCGTACGAAGCGACAGTACGCCGGTTTGGCTACCAACCAACAATCAGACAAGGCCAACGAGCTCCGTATGTTTGCTCAGCGTTTACCTAATAGGTTGGCCAAAGCCTCGGAAAGTGATAGACATGTGCCCATCACTAGGCCTAAGTGGATGTTGTCTGGTAAGAGAAAGAGTGGTACAAACGACAGGCGATAG